In the genome of Fusarium poae strain DAOMC 252244 chromosome 1, whole genome shotgun sequence, the window AATCGCACTTGATCTTTGATCGACGacagacaagacaagcaGCTTGTCTCGGACGGGGCGAATCacctccttgtccttgttgaaGCGGGGACGTCAACGTCTGGAGGTCCGAGTTTGAATTCCCCGCCATTTATTGGTGTTGGAACTGACAATGACACTCGGCGGTTGTTTTGTTTACCGAAGCAATTGAATGTGGATTAAAAGCAcgcgatgctaaagaggagAAACGTGATGAGATGGAGAATTGGAATAGACGAGAGGAAGGGAAGGGGGAACTTTGACAGCGGAAACTTGCCCGATCCCCCCCTTGTATCGAGTCGAGTCAGGGATGAAGGCGTCGGAAACCATCATGATTGGTCAGTATTTAAGCTTCCGACGAGAAATCGGAGAGAGGCGGAGAAGGGACTTGGGAGCAGTTGCATGTTGAACGTGGATATGATACATggatattatatataaggtagCACGCAATCTATAGACATAAACTAAAGAGATTCAACTAATTATTCTACACCCTCAGAACCTTTATCTATGCGCTTATATGTCGCCATCGACCCTGTCAAGCACGAAATGAGTCTTTAGTTGATAAAAGTGGGAAGAACCATCAAAAACACCATCGGCCAACTTGCGATCCTAGCCTTATTCGGAAGATTTGGGACCTTGACTCTCCACATTTGATACACCCTTGAACAGATTTATTGAGGCAAATAGataatagaataatatataatactcGTGTCTGCATTTTCATATGAGATTATACGTTGTAGAGTAACCGTCAAAATGTCTGCCGTGATAGACAACAGCAGCGATAAAGACCAACCGGTCAAGGATGGTGCCCAAGATGTTACAGAGCAGTCAAAGCCTGTATCTCGCTTCACACGCTGGTATCGAAGTCCTCTATTCAACGTTATCATTGTTGGATTGATTTCATTCACGCAACCAGGAATCTGGAATGCCCTCAACAGTATGTGAATCTCTCTAATCGTCAAGATATGTCTAACGTTTGTAGACACCGGTGCTGGAGGCCAGCAAGAGCCATACCTCGTCAATGGAGCCAACTCACTTACATTCGGCATCATGGTCTTTGGATGTTCACTTTTCAGTATCCTCGCCAACAAAATTGGTCTAAAATGGGTTCTCATCATCGGTACTCTCGGGTACGCGCCTTATTCCGCTGCGCTTTACACCAACAACCGATATGGAGTTGAGTGGTTTGTTTTGCTCGGTGGTGCTACTTGTGGTATCGGAGCTTCTGCTTTGTGGGCTTCTGAAGGTGCCATCGCTTTGGGATACGGCGATGTCAAGGATCGTGGAAAATTCAGTATGTAAATCATCTACATAACGATCACGGAAACTAATTGTTGCAGCTGGAATTTGGCTTGGTCTGCGAGAACTCGGTCAACTCATCGGTTCTTCCATTCAACTCTCCCTCAACGTTGGCTCTGAGAAGCGTGGTCGAGTTGGATACACCACATACCTCGTCCTAATTGCTCTCCAATGTCTCGGCCTTCCTCTCGCTTTTCTCATTTCGCCTCCTCACAAAGTCATCCGACCCGATGGCTCCAAACTTCCAGCTACCAAGAAGAACACGAGCATCGCAGAACAATTCCGAAAATGGGGCGCTCTCCTCAAGCGCAAGCagttcttcctcctcatcccCATGCTGGTCGGTTTCAACTGGAACAGCACTTATCTCGGCATTTACCTTGTCAACTACTTTTCCGTTCGATCTCGAGCTTTGGCGTCGTTGACATCTGGTATCGCTGCTACTGCTGCCAATATCTTTTGGGGATGGTTCTTTGATCTCAAGTATTTTAGCCGACCTCAGCTTGCGCGCTTCACTTGGGCTTTCCTGGCCATTACCATGACTGCGCTATTCGGATGGCAGTTTGCTATGGAGATGGAGTATCGCAATGCTAACCCTCCCGTCACTCTGGACTGGGCTCATCCTGGATTCGGACGTGGATTCGCCGTTCAAGTTCTCCTTCGGTACGTTTATCAAATCTATATAAAATCCAAACAAAGCTAACTGATCAGGTTCATGAACGAATCCCATTACATGTTTGTGTACTGGATTATTGGAACCTTCTTCCTAGATGTCGAGACCTTGACTTTGGCTGTCGGTCTTGTCCGATCCTTCGAGTCCCTTGGATCATGCTTGGCTTTCGGAGTTGGCGCTGCCAAGGTCCCATCTCTTACCAACCTCATTGTTGCATTTGCCATGTTCTGCATTTCACTGCCTTCGACATCGTTTGCAGTGTTCCTAGTTCCCGAACGCCCAGCCGAAAATGCCCTGGATAAgccagaagaggaggagcaaAATAGTTCTTAGACGATCTCAT includes:
- a CDS encoding hypothetical protein (TransMembrane:11 (i40-60o72-96i103-121o127-147i168-187o199-219i258-283o289-310i322-341o382-404i425-450o)), with translation MSAVIDNSSDKDQPVKDGAQDVTEQSKPVSRFTRWYRSPLFNVIIVGLISFTQPGIWNALNNTGAGGQQEPYLVNGANSLTFGIMVFGCSLFSILANKIGLKWVLIIGTLGYAPYSAALYTNNRYGVEWFVLLGGATCGIGASALWASEGAIALGYGDVKDRGKFTGIWLGLRELGQLIGSSIQLSLNVGSEKRGRVGYTTYLVLIALQCLGLPLAFLISPPHKVIRPDGSKLPATKKNTSIAEQFRKWGALLKRKQFFLLIPMLVGFNWNSTYLGIYLVNYFSVRSRALASLTSGIAATAANIFWGWFFDLKYFSRPQLARFTWAFLAITMTALFGWQFAMEMEYRNANPPVTLDWAHPGFGRGFAVQVLLRFMNESHYMFVYWIIGTFFLDVETLTLAVGLVRSFESLGSCLAFGVGAAKVPSLTNLIVAFAMFCISLPSTSFAVFLVPERPAENALDKPEEEEQNSS